The bacterium genomic interval GTCGGGGGGCCGGTGTACGAAAGAGGATGAGTCGGGGGGCCGGTGTACGAAAGAGGATGAGTCGGGGGCCGGTGTAGGAAAGAGGATGAGCCGGGGGGCCGGTGTAGGAAAGATGAGCCGGTCGGGGGGCCGGTGTAGGAAAGATGAGTCGGTCGGGGGGCCGGATAGAATTCGTCGTATTTTTCATCGAATAAAAACAACTAGAGAGTGTAAATCGTCATGAAGGTCCGCAGCTCAGTAAAGCCCATGTGCGACAAGTGCCGGGTCATCAAGCGCCGGGGCGTCGTCCGCGTCATCTGCAAGAACCCCCGCCACAAGCAGCGTCAGGGTTAAAGGAGAACGATGGCACGCATCGCCGGAATAGACCTGCCCCGCAACAAGCGCATCGTCATCAGCCTGACGTATATCTTCGGCATCGGGAACACCACCGCCCGGACCATATGCGATAAGGCCGGCCTGGACGTGGACACCCACACCAAGGACCTCACCGACGACGAGATAAACAACATCCGCAAGGTCATCGAAGAGGGGTATCGGGTAGAGGGGACGCTGCGGGCCGAGGTTGCCATGAACATCAAGCGCCTCATGGCGATCAACTCCTACCGCGGCATGCGCCACAAGAGGGGCCTGCCCGTCCGCGGTCAGCGCACCAAGACCAACGCCCGGACACGCAAAGGCCCGCGCCGCACCGTGGGCGCCAAGAGCAAGAAGTAAAAACGCATCGGCGATCCGCCCGCCCGGTCGGCGGATCCCCTTGAAAGGCCGTTCATGCAGCGCCAGCGCCGCCGCAGGTCCATAAAGTTCGACGAGGGCACCCCGGAGGGGTACATCTGTATCCGCTCCTCCTTCAACAACACCATCGTCAGCGTCACCACCCTCGACGGCCGGGTCATCGGCTGGGGCAGCGCGGGCAGCGCGGGCTTCAAGGGCTCGAAGAAGTCCACCCCCTTCGCCGCCCAGCTCACCGCCGAGAATTGCGCCAAGAAGGCGCTCGACGCCGGAATGCGCAAGGTCGAGATTCACATCAAGGGCCCGGGCTCCGGCCGCGAATCCGCCATCCGAGCGCTATCCGCCGCCGGTCTCGGCGTCACCGCCGTCATTGACATGACCAGCATTCCGCACAACGGCTGCCGCCCGAAGAAGCGGCGCCGGGTGTAGGGGGGCGTCTTGGCCAGGTATACAGGACCGCGTTGCAAGCTGTGCCGCCGGGAGGGAGTCAAGCTCTTCCTCAAGGGGCAGCGATGCTATTCCAATAAGTGCGCCGTCGAGCGCCGTCCGACACCCCCGGGTATGCACGGACGCGGTAGACGCCGCCGCCCGACCCCCTACGGTACGCAGCTCCGCGAGAAGCAGCGCATCCGCCGCTCCTACGGAATGCTCGAGAGGCAGTTCTTCAACTTCTACACCAAAGCCGAGCGGGCCAAGGGCATCACCGGCCACACCCTTTTAATCATGCTCGACACCCGGCTCGACAGCGTGCTCCAGCGGGCCGGGTTCGTCGCCACACGCGCCCAGGCCAGACAGTACATCCGCCACGGGCACACGGCCGTTAACGGGCACAAGGTGGACATCCCCAGCTACAGGGTAAAGGCCGAGGACACCGTCTCCATCCGCGAGACCTCCAGCGTCGTCCCGCAGGTCAAGTTCCGCCTCGAGCGCCTCCAGCCTCAGCCCGTGGACTGGCTCACGGTGGACCAGGCCAAGCTCGAGGTAAAGGTGACACGGCTGCCCAACCGCGAGGACATCACCCTGCCCTTCAACGAGCAGTTCGTGGTCGAGCTCTACTCGCGTTAACGCCCGGTCCGAGACTTGGGATACCGGCGGGGGGGTTATTCGCCGACCCGCCTAGATTTAAAAACCCCTCCACGGGGCTCTAGCAAACATGATCATCGGCAAGGTCCTGGATACCGACATCAAGGTGCTGATCGAGGAGGACAAGGCCCATCGCAACCGGGCCGTGTTCACCATTCAGCCTCTGGCCTCGGGGTTCGGCACCACGGTGGGCAACGCCCTGCGGCGGGTTCTGTTGTCCAGCCTCACCGGCTACGCCCCCGTCGCGGTGCGCGTCGAAAACGCCAATCACGAGTACGACACCCTGCCCGGCGTGATCGAGGACGTCTCCGACATCCTCCTCAACCTGCGCCAACTGGTGTTCAGCGCGGAGAGGAGCGACGAGGAGGTCCACGCGGTGAGCCTGGCCGCCAAGGGGCCCGGCGAGGTGACCGGCGCCGATCTCGTTCTGCCACCCGAGATCAAGGTTCTCAACCCCGACTCCTACATCGCCGGCCTGGACTCCGACGGCAAGCTGGAGATGGACATCGTGCTGATACGCGGGCGCGGCTACCTCACCTCCCACGAGGTGGAGCTGCCCCCCGAGCACGACTACGTCGGCATGATTCCCATAGACGCCGTCTTCACGCCCGTCGTCAAGGTCAACTTCAACGTCGAGGAGACCCGCGTCGGACAGATGACCAACTTCGATAAAATGGTCCTCGAGGTGGTGACCGACGGTTCCGTCAGTCCGCGCAGCGCCGTGGAGACCGCGGCGGCGATTCTCATCAACTTCTTCTCCGTCATCAGCTCGGCCGACGCGCGCCGGACGCCCCAGGAGGAGCGGGAGGACGAGGAGAGGCACCGGATACGGGAGCTCCTGGCCCGCCCGGTATCCGAGCTCGACCTCTCCGTGCGCTCGGCGAACTGCCTCCGCGCCGCCGACCTGCACACACTCGGCGACCTGGTGGTCAAACCCGAGTCCGAGATGCTCAAGTACCGCAATTTCGGCAAGAAATCCCTGGCCGAGATCGAGGCCTTCCTCACCGAGTACGGCCTGCACCTCGGGATGGACCTGAAAGAGCTGTTGGGCGATTAGGGGTTCCCTCATGCGGCACAAGAAAGAGGGCTTTCAGCTCAACCGACCCACCGCCCACCGGCGGGCGCTGCTGCGCAACCTTTGCCGGTCCCTCGTCCGCCACGAGCGGATCGAGACGACCCACACCAAGGCCAAGGCGCTCAAGGCGTTCGCCGACAGCCTGTTCGCCAAGGCGCGCTCATCGGACACGGCGGCGCAGCGGGCCGTTTTCGCCGAGCTGGGGGACAAGAAGGTCGTCAAAAAGTTCTTCGAGGTGGTGCTTCCGCGCTACGACGAGCGCACGGGCGGCTTCGTCCGCATCATCCCCCGGGGATACCGCAAGGGCGACGGGGCGCCGGTCAGCTACGTCGAGCTCTGCGAGATGGGCGAGGACTTCGCCAAGCCGCGCGTCATCAAGCTCAAGAAGAAGATCACCAAGTAGGGGAGCCAGCCGCGTCAACGTGGACCCCCTCGGTGAGGGGGTTTTTAAATGCCCGTCTGCGGCGATGAGTGTTGAATTGAAATAGATTCTCCCCGCGACTGCGCCCCCTAATATCGGGGGGACAGGGGTGTAGGGCGGTCCCGTGGGACGAGTCCCCTGCGGGCCGCAGCGATGGGGGCGGAGGTTATTAAAGGGGTATCACACCCCGCACGCGGCGGTGATTGCCGAATTGAAATATAATTCTCCCCGCGAGCTTGCCCCTCAAGATGGGGGGGTTGGGGGGAAGGGCTTGGAAATAAAAACACGCCCCGCACGCGGCGGTGACCATCGAATTGTAATAAACTCCCCCCGCGAGGTTGCCCCCTCAAGATTGAGGGGGTTGGGGGAGTTGAGGGGGTTGAGGAGGGCTAGTCCTAATTGGTAAGGCAGCGGACTTGAAATCCGCCGGGCTTCGGCCCATACAGGTTCGAATCCTGTGCCCTCCGCCAGCAGCGTAGCGCGCTGCACCGCGGTTCCGCGACGGCACGTTCACACGTTCGATGGTTCGGCGCCGCGAGCGGTGCCCTTGAATAATTTTGGAATGCCTTTTAGCGCAGCACGCTGCACCGCGGTTCCGCGACGACTCGTTTGTAAATTCGGTAGGTAAGCGCCGCGGGCGGTGCGATTGTCGGCGACCCGCTGACACGCAACGGCTCACTCTGCTATAATTCCGACGCGCGAGACAACTGCTTTTCCCGGCCTCGGGAAAGTGTCGCGGAGAGGTGACCGAGAGGCCGAAGGTGATCGCCTGCTAAGCGATTGAGTGCTTAATGGGCGCTCCGCGGGTTCGAATCCCGCCCTCTCCGCCAGCGCAGCGCGCTGGACCGCGGTCCCGCAACCAGGCTTGCCGACTTACCGAGTAACTGCTAATACGTCCCGCACGCGGCGGTGAGCGTTTAATTGAGATAGATTCCCCCGCGAAACTGCCCCCCCAGGATGGGGGGGTTGGGGGGAAGGTCTCGAACTTAGAAAAGGCTCCGCACGCGGCGGTGACTGTTGAATTGAGATAAACTCCCCCCGCGAAACTGCCCCCCCAAGATGGGGGGGATGGGGGGGTTGAGGGGGTTGAGGCGCCCGTAGCTCAGATGGATAGAGCGCCGGACTACGAATCCGTAGGCCGCAGGTTCGAATCCTGCCGGGCGCGCCAGAATCGAGCCAGCCGCCACCGGGCGGCTGGTTTTTCACGCCTTCCGGCTGCCCTTTATGGCTTTATCTGGTAAGATATGGCTTTCTCGTTCCGGCCCGATGACGGAGGCACTCATGTTACCCGAGGAGAGGAGGGATAGAGCCCATCGGCTTGCCGGTTTGCTGGTCGTCCTCCTCCTCGTCCTCTTCGGTCTGGTCAGGGTCGTCTTCTTTCCCTCCGACACCTTGTTGCGGTACACAAACGACGACACCTTCTACTACCTGGGCATGGCACGCAATCTGGTGGCGGGGAACGGGCTGAGCTTCGACGGTATGCACCAGACCAACGGCTTTCACCCGCTGTGGTTGGGTATCTGTAGTCTGCCTTACCTCCTCGGTGCCGGCACTTTCGCCGGGTGGCGGATAGTGATGGCCCTGACGGTCCTCGTCTGGGGCGCGGGTCTTCTGTTAGCGCGGAGCGTGCTCAGGCGGAGGTTCGGCGAGCGCGGGACCCTGCCGCCCTTGATTCTCCTCGCGTGGCCCCTGGTTTTCAGTACCTGCGCCTGCGGCATGGAAGTGACGCTGACGTTCACGCTGGTGTTCACCGCGCTGGAAGTGGCGGACCGGTACGGTGTTTTCAAGCTGGAGGGAAGCCGGCGCGCCGAGCTGGGGATCGGGGCTTTGCTGGCGTTGATCTTCCTCTCGCGGCTGGATTCCTTCTTCCTCCACGTCGCGGCGTTCTGCTACCTCCTGGCCGCCTACCGCCGCGCGGGGCCGGGTCACGGAAAGGGCTGGCGCGATCTCGCGGGTCGGTTTCTACGGCTTTTCGGCCCGAGCGTCCTAGCCCTGGTGGGTTTCCTGGCGTGGAATCAACTGACCTTCGGCCACCTGGTGCCGATCTCCGGGGCGTTGAAGGGCTCCTTCCCCGTACCGAGCTTGATGTTGTACCAGGTGGTGAACTACCGGGAAATGGGCCTGTTGGCGTTGTCGGCGCTAGTCTGGGTGGCGGTGAAGCGGCGTGAGTTGGATGCCGGAGTTGGAATCGTCGCCTGGGGGTTTTTCGGCCAGCTCGCGTACATGCTGCTCTTCCAGAAGTGGGCGTTTTTCGCCTACTATATGGTCGCGCTCGGGCTTCCCGTTTCGATTCTCGCCGTCGGCCACCTGAGCGGCCGGACGCTTCGGGGGCGGATCAAATTGCGGAGGGCTCTCATCGTCGCCGTGACGGTGGTCGTGCTGGCGGGGCAGGTCGTTTCCTTGGTCCGGGCCAAATTCGGTTTCCAATCTTACTCGTATCAGGCGGCGCTCTGGGCCGCGGGGAATACCGACGAGGACGCCGTGTTCGCCATGACGGACTGCGGCGTGTTCGGCTACTTCTCCGAGCGCTCGTGCATCAACCTGGACGGACTGGTCAACGACTACCGCTACCAGCGGGAGCTGTCCGCGGGGCGGCTGACGGAGTATCTGGAGGCCGAGGGCGTGGATTACATCGTCTTCCACGACTTGCGCTTCTCTCCGGAGGGCGACTACGAGGCTTACGTGCTTAACATCCCGGGGCGGCTGTACGGGGGCATGAGCGCGTACACCCTCCAGCCGGAAGACATCGTTTTTCGCAGTGAGCCTTATCGGTGGAATTACGACACGGACCTGTTGACCGTGGGCATCTGGAAGACAGACTGGTGATGTCCCGGCCGGGTCGGGTTTGACCTTTTCCGGCGCGGGGGTCTTTAGTATCATCGGGGGGTCACCGATCGGATAATTTTTCCAGCGGGAGCCGGCGACTTGTTCAGACCCTACATCAGTTTCTTCAGCCGCGACCTGGCCATAGACCTCGGGACGGCCAACACCCTGGTTTACCTGAAGGACCGGGGGGTCGTGATTGACGAGCCCACGGTGGTCGCCTTGCGCCGGGACACCGGCGTGGTGATGGCGGTGGGCCTCGAGGCCAAGATAATGCTCGGCCGGACCCCCGAAGCGATTCACGCCCTGCGCCCGATGAGCGACGGCGTCATCGCCGACTTCGAGGTCACCGAGCGGATGCTGAAGTATTTCATCATGAAGAGCCACGGTCGGCGTTTCTTCGTCCATCCGCGCGTTCTGGTCTGCGTGCCCTCCGGGATAACGGAGGTGGAGAAGCGCGCGGTTCGCGACTCGGCTACGCACGCCGGGGCGCGCGAGGTGCTCATGGTCTACGAGCCCATGGCCGCGGCGGTGGGCGCGGGACTGCCCGTCCACGAGCCGGTGGGCAACGTGATAATAGACATCGGCGGCGGCACCACCGAGGTGGCCGTCATCTCCCTCTCCGGCATCGTCACCAACACCAGCATCCGCATCGGCGGCGACGAGATGGACGTGGCCATAGACAAGTACCTGCGCAAGACGTACAACCTGCTGGTCGGTGAGCAGACCGCCGAGCAGATCAAGCTGCAGATAGGCAGCGCGTTCCCCCTGGAGAAGAAGGAGACGATGGACATCCGGGGCCGGGACATCGTCGAGGGGGTTCCCCGCACGCTGTCGGTGACCTCCACCGAGATCCGGGAGGCGCTCGCCGAGCCGGTGAGCGCCATCCTGCGCGCCGTGCACCAGACTCTGGAGCAGACCCCCCCCGAGCTGGCGGCCGACATCGTGGACCGCGGCATCTACATGACCGGCGGCGGCTCCATGCTGCGCGGCCTGAACGATCTGTTGCACCGGGAGACCGACCTCACCATCCACCTGGTGGACAACCCGCTCACGACCGTGGTGGCCGGGGCGGGAAAGGTGCTGGAAAACCCGGACGAGTTCCACAAGGTGATCCTGAGCGAGAATCGGCGATGACCGGAGAGAAGCGGTTGTTGGCCTACCTCGTGGTGCCGGTGGTCCTGGCG includes:
- a CDS encoding rod shape-determining protein, translated to MFRPYISFFSRDLAIDLGTANTLVYLKDRGVVIDEPTVVALRRDTGVVMAVGLEAKIMLGRTPEAIHALRPMSDGVIADFEVTERMLKYFIMKSHGRRFFVHPRVLVCVPSGITEVEKRAVRDSATHAGAREVLMVYEPMAAAVGAGLPVHEPVGNVIIDIGGGTTEVAVISLSGIVTNTSIRIGGDEMDVAIDKYLRKTYNLLVGEQTAEQIKLQIGSAFPLEKKETMDIRGRDIVEGVPRTLSVTSTEIREALAEPVSAILRAVHQTLEQTPPELAADIVDRGIYMTGGGSMLRGLNDLLHRETDLTIHLVDNPLTTVVAGAGKVLENPDEFHKVILSENRR
- a CDS encoding DNA-directed RNA polymerase subunit alpha: MIIGKVLDTDIKVLIEEDKAHRNRAVFTIQPLASGFGTTVGNALRRVLLSSLTGYAPVAVRVENANHEYDTLPGVIEDVSDILLNLRQLVFSAERSDEEVHAVSLAAKGPGEVTGADLVLPPEIKVLNPDSYIAGLDSDGKLEMDIVLIRGRGYLTSHEVELPPEHDYVGMIPIDAVFTPVVKVNFNVEETRVGQMTNFDKMVLEVVTDGSVSPRSAVETAAAILINFFSVISSADARRTPQEEREDEERHRIRELLARPVSELDLSVRSANCLRAADLHTLGDLVVKPESEMLKYRNFGKKSLAEIEAFLTEYGLHLGMDLKELLGD
- the rplQ gene encoding 50S ribosomal protein L17 codes for the protein MRHKKEGFQLNRPTAHRRALLRNLCRSLVRHERIETTHTKAKALKAFADSLFAKARSSDTAAQRAVFAELGDKKVVKKFFEVVLPRYDERTGGFVRIIPRGYRKGDGAPVSYVELCEMGEDFAKPRVIKLKKKITK
- the rpsK gene encoding 30S ribosomal protein S11, giving the protein MQRQRRRRSIKFDEGTPEGYICIRSSFNNTIVSVTTLDGRVIGWGSAGSAGFKGSKKSTPFAAQLTAENCAKKALDAGMRKVEIHIKGPGSGRESAIRALSAAGLGVTAVIDMTSIPHNGCRPKKRRRV
- the rpmJ gene encoding 50S ribosomal protein L36 — protein: MKVRSSVKPMCDKCRVIKRRGVVRVICKNPRHKQRQG
- the rpsM gene encoding 30S ribosomal protein S13, with the translated sequence MARIAGIDLPRNKRIVISLTYIFGIGNTTARTICDKAGLDVDTHTKDLTDDEINNIRKVIEEGYRVEGTLRAEVAMNIKRLMAINSYRGMRHKRGLPVRGQRTKTNARTRKGPRRTVGAKSKK
- the rpsD gene encoding 30S ribosomal protein S4; translated protein: MARYTGPRCKLCRREGVKLFLKGQRCYSNKCAVERRPTPPGMHGRGRRRRPTPYGTQLREKQRIRRSYGMLERQFFNFYTKAERAKGITGHTLLIMLDTRLDSVLQRAGFVATRAQARQYIRHGHTAVNGHKVDIPSYRVKAEDTVSIRETSSVVPQVKFRLERLQPQPVDWLTVDQAKLEVKVTRLPNREDITLPFNEQFVVELYSR